Proteins from a genomic interval of Lolium perenne isolate Kyuss_39 chromosome 1, Kyuss_2.0, whole genome shotgun sequence:
- the LOC127317269 gene encoding phytochrome A-associated F-box protein: MSASEQEEEIAGPVAVRRRRDGKEAAPANEEPALAALADDVLLQILGRLEEDPRDWARASCASPRLAALLRAACFPPRVSQALPAELLPADGAPAAWAALHKMSVCCPGLLRAGILLEPSDDFGLELDIGPDLTVPASSSSSSLEPTATSEPRTTALPNPSDPPATADATMWSLYDDLYLDAAYDCTSESHTPAAPAPAAPADSPPQPAPAPAPNAVRRGVASGTRRRPRRWLGPVGAHLASGSRTLSREQGNKLLASRFRGDRLYICDWPGCVHAEERRKYMVFRGVFQDFARSQVRRALRDTRRPTVALDCAFCGCTEAWDLYSAFCLRSFYGYHDDGEPVVRAYVCENGHVAGAWTERPLYS, translated from the coding sequence ATGAGCGCGtccgagcaggaggaggagatcgcCGGCCCCGTCGCCGTCAGGAGGAGGCGGGACGGCAAGGAGGCGGCGCCGGCCAACGAGGAGCCGGCGCTCGCGGCGCTGGCCGACGACGTGCTGCTGCAGATCCTGGGCCGCCTGGAGGAGGACCCGCGCGACTGGGCGCGCGCCTCCTGCGCCTCCCCGCGCCTCGCCGCGCTCCTCCGGGCCGCCTGCTTCCCGCCGCGCGTCTCCCAGGCGCTCCCCGCCGAGCTACTCCCGGCGGACGGCGCCCCCGCCGCGTGGGCCGCGCTCCACAAGATGTCCGTCTGCTGCCCCGGCCTCCTCCGCGCCGGGATCCTCCTCGAGCCCTCCGACGACTTTGGCCTCGAGCTCGACATCGGGCCCGACCTCACCGtccccgcctcctcctcctcctcctcactcgaaCCCACAGCCACCTCCGAGCCAAGAACCACCGCGCTGCCGAACCCCAGCGACCCACCGGCCACCGCCGACGCCACCATGTGGTCGCTCTACGATGACCTGTACCTCGACGCGGCGTACGACTGCACCTCCGAGTCGCACACCCccgccgcccccgcccccgccgcACCGGCAGACTCGCCCCCACAACCAGCACCAGCACCAGCACCCAATGCCGTCCGCCGCGGCGTGGCGTCGGGGACCCGCCGGCGCCCGCGGAGGTGGCTGGGCCCCGTGGGCGCGCACCTGGCGTCGGGCTCCCGGACGCTGAGCCGCGAGCAGGGCAACAAGCTCCTGGCGAGCCGCTTCCGGGGCGACCGGCTCTACATCTGCGACTGGCCCGGGTGCGTGCACGCGGAGGAGCGGCGCAAGTACATGGTCTTCCGCGGCGTGTTCCAGGACTTCGCGCGCTCCCAGGTGCGCCGCGCGCTCCGGGACACGCGCCGCCCCACCGTCGCCCTCGACTGCGCCTTCTGCGGCTGCACCGAGGCGTGGGACCTCTACTCCGCATTCTGCCTCCGGAGCTTCTACGGCTACCACGACGACGGCGAGCCCGTCGTGCGCGCATACGTCTGCGAGAACGGACACGTCGCCGGCGCCTGGACCGAGCGCCCGCTCTACTCCTGA
- the LOC127335956 gene encoding BTB/POZ and MATH domain-containing protein 2-like, which translates to MAFAGVSLIVDGKLCDSTSSPVDAGADSGYHLLVVRGYSRAREKALSPADRGCILSSPFIVGGHRWNLEFYPVVCDKEEDDEFISVFLTLDPSSATEGESVETQFVFSFIDQPELPASTRNRQSQRFAKYDNGHGEERFAKREVLERSRHMNDGFAIRCDVVVVKPDANTREHEHGGIQIHFGDLLHSTEGADITFDVGGEMFAAHRCVLAARSAVFKAQLFGAMDDGACLVKINRIEAGVFRGLLTFIYTGAMPDLKMADMEDDRAKEDEGKTAWLLQLLEAADQYDVQRLKSICEEMLAGRYICATTVADILGVAERRRCLLLKHESLEFIKTRTKLPSIFTPDGLEQVISNCSPSVLKELLSKFAT; encoded by the coding sequence ATGGCATTCGCTGGCGTGTCTCTCATCGTCGACGGCAAGCTGTGCGACTCCACCTCGTCGCCCGTCGATGCCGGCGCGGACAGCGGGTACCATCTGCTCGTGGTCCGAGGCTACTCGCGTGCCAGAGAAAAAGCACTATCACCTGCAGACCGCGGCTGCATCTTGTCGAGTCCTTTCATTGTTGGAGGCCATCGCTGGAATCTCGAGTTTTACCCTGTTGTCTGTGACAAAGAGGAGGACGATGAATTTATATCCGTTTTCCTTACCCTTGACCCATCATCTGCCACTGAGGGTGAGAGCGTGGAGACTCAGTTCGTGTTCAGTTTCATTGACCAGCCTGAGTTGCCAGCGTCGACGAGGAACCGTCAAAGCCAACGTTTTGCAAAATACGACAACGGCCATGGCGAAGAAAGGTTCGCGAAAAGGGAGGTTCTGGAGCGATCAAGGCATATGAATGACGGATTCGCCATCCGTTGTGATGTTGTCGTCGTCAAGCCGGACGCCAACACCAGGGAGCATGAGCATGGCGGCATTCAAATCCATTTCGGCGATCTCCTCCACAGCACAGAGGGCGCCGACATTACCTTTGACGTCGGCGGCGAGATGTTCGCGGCGCACCGGTGCGTGCTTGCAGCCCGATCGGCGGTCTTCAAGGCGCAGCTCTTTGGCGCCATGGATGACGGCGCCTGTCTCGTGAAGATAAACCGCATCGAAGCAGGCGTCTTTCGGGGCTTGCTTACTTTCATCTACACCGGCGCAATGCCCGACCTCAAGATGGCCGACATGGAAGATGACAGAGCCAAAGAGGATGAAGGGAAAACTGCATGGCTGCTGCAGCTGCTTGAAGCCGCAGACCAGTATGATGTCCAAAGACTCAAGTCCATCTGTGAAGAGATGCTGGCCGGTCGATACATATGCGCGACCACGGTGGCCGACATTCTTGGGGTGGCTGAGCGCAGACggtgcttgttgttgaagcatGAGAGCTTGGAGTTCATCAAAACCCGTACTAAGTTGCCTTCAATTTTCACGCCTGATGGCTTGGAGCAGGTGATCAGCAACTGCAGCCCCTCAGTTCTCAAGGAGCTCCTCTCCAAGTTTGCTACCTAA